The Neoarius graeffei isolate fNeoGra1 chromosome 12, fNeoGra1.pri, whole genome shotgun sequence genome window below encodes:
- the puraa gene encoding purine-rich element binding protein Aa, which yields MADRDSGSEQGGAATGPALSSMHAVAGGAGSASGLQHDTQELASKRVDIQNKRFYLDVKQNAKGRFLKIAEVGAGGNKSRLTLSMSVAVEFRDYLGDFIEHYAQLGPSNPDAVQDEPRRALKSEFLVRENRKYYMDLKENQRGRFLRIRQTVNRGPGLGSAQGQTIALPAQGLIEFRDALAKLIDDYGVEDEPAELPEGTSLTVDNKRFFFDVGSNKYGVFMRVSEVKPTYRNSITVPYKVWAKFGSTFCKYADEMKKIQDKQRERRVCEQQQQPGEMHPDDGDED from the coding sequence ATGGCGGACAGAGACAGTGGAAGTGAGCAGGGAGGAGCGGCTACGGGCCCGGCTCTGAGCTCCATGCACGCGGTGGCAGGAGGGGCGGGCTCGGCTTCCGGCCTGCAGCACGACACGCAGGAGCTCGCGTCCAAGCGCGTCGACATCCAGAACAAGCGCTTCTACCTGGACGTGAAGCAGAACGCGAAAGGCCGCTTCTTAAAGATCGCTGAAGTGGGGGCCGGTGGCAATAAGAGCCGCCTGACGCTCTCCATGTCGGTGGCCGTCGAGTTCCGAGACTACCTCGGGGACTTCATCGAGCATTACGCGCAGCTGGGGCCCAGCAACCCGGACGCGGTACAAGACGAACCGAGGCGCGCACTCAAGAGCGAGTTCCTGGTGCGCGAGAATCGGAAGTATTACATGGATCTGAAGGAGAACCAGCGCGGCCGCTTCCTGCGGATCCGACAGACGGTAAACCGGGGGCCTGGCTTGGGCTCGGCGCAGGGCCAGACCATCGCACTCCCGGCGCAAGGGCTCATCGAGTTCCGTGACGCGCTCGCCAAACTTATCGACGACTACGGCGTAGAGGACGAGCCGGCCGAGCTGCCCGAAGGCACGTCGCTCACTGTGGACAACAAGCGCTTCTTCTTCGACGTGGGCTCCAACAAGTACGGCGTGTTCATGCGCGTGAGCGAAGTGAAGCCCACGTACCGCAACTCGATCACGGTGCCGTACAAAGTGTGGGCCAAGTTCGGCAGCACGTTCTGTAAATACGCCGACGAGATGAAAAAGATCCAAGACAAGCAACGGGAGAGGAGGGTCTGTGAGCAGCAGCAACAACCGGGAGAGATGCACCCGGACGACGGGGATGAGGATTGA
- the LOC132895553 gene encoding pro-neuregulin-2, membrane-bound isoform-like, which yields MDTSAGSAAPPCYRSPFAARPSPRRAKAGGMRLEPVPFSMLVIGVAFACHSPSPSSLRERAHHSAVVIEGRVQSAPHNASGAEPYRVDVKVLDVWPRHSGGLEREQLVTVRELGPTSGPCARVLNDHRYIFFMDPTDEPLVFRASYAPLEASGKDLKKDVGKILCEDCVVSSAQMVGRVLCRKDFWAMRSLLYLCSL from the exons ATGGACACTTCCGCAGGGTCTGCCGCGCCGCCGTGCTACCGGAGCCCGTTCGCAGCCCGCCCGAGCCCGCGCCGAGCCAAAGCAGGCGGCATGAGGCTCGAGCCGGTGCCCTTCTCCATGCTGGTCATCGGGGTCGCGTTCGCGTGCCACTCCCCGAGCCCGAGCTCGCTGCGGGAGCGCGCCCACCACTCCGCCGTGGTGATCGAGGGCCGTGTGCAGTCGGCGCCCCACAACGCTTCGGGTGCCGAGCCTTACCGGGTGGACGTCAAGGTGCTGGACGTGTGGCCGCGGCACAGCGGCGGCCTGGAGCGCGAGCAGCTCGTTACCGTGCGCGAGCTGGGCCCGACGAGCGGGCCGTGCGCGCGCGTGCTCAATGACCACCGGTACATCTTCTTCATGGACCCCACCGACGAGCCCTTGGTGTTCAGGGCGTCGTACGCACCCCTTGAAGCCAGCGGCaaggatctgaaaaaagacgttgGGAAGATCTTGTGCGAGGACTGCG TGGTCTCATCTGCCCAGATGGTGGGCCGGGTCCTCTGCAGAAAGGATTTCTGGGCCATGCGCTCTCTGCTCTATCTGTGTAGCCTTTAG